In Candidatus Epulonipiscium viviparus, one DNA window encodes the following:
- a CDS encoding PTS mannitol transporter subunit IICBA: protein MKVAIQKFGKILSAMVMPNMGAFIAWGLITALFIPAGWFPNENLGELVDPMLSYLLPILIALSAGKMFGGEKGAVAAGIAVIGVILGAPDQPMLMGAMLIGPLAGWSITKFDKLIDNKVKAGFEMLINNFSTGIIGMLLAIIGFYVIGPFMSILLTILTAGVNLLVENSLLPFVAIFIEPAKVLFLNNAINHGILTPIGTEQVAELGKSIMYMLESNPGPGLGVILAYMVFSKNKTTKSSTPGAAIIHLFGGIHEIYFPYVLMNPMVIIGPIVGSIVTIFYYLVFNAGLIAPAAPGSIIAYMAVSPKGETLIVLGGVLIATVVSFVISAIFVRMAGDKDLDEAKNQVANMKAQSKGIELATESKIEKIVFACDAGMGSSAMGATKFRNRIAKLNLDIVVTNSSVDTVPADANIVVCQEVLKDRAIKSANNAQIITIGNFLTDPNLDGLYNFIVENVAEAPTAEAPIAEAPIAEAPTAEAAENEVLNKGNIKLGCSAETKQEAITAAGQLLVEQGYANEEYIQGMLNREETTTTCLGFGVAIPHGTIETKKEVKKTGIVFLQYPEGVMFDDEKVHLVFGIAAAGDEHMEILAQIADLVEDDSKLETLRTTSDLDEIMGLLNVTL, encoded by the coding sequence ATGAAAGTAGCAATTCAAAAGTTTGGTAAAATATTGAGCGCTATGGTTATGCCAAACATGGGAGCTTTCATTGCTTGGGGACTTATCACCGCGTTATTTATACCAGCAGGATGGTTTCCAAATGAAAATTTAGGCGAATTGGTAGATCCGATGCTTAGCTATTTACTACCAATATTAATCGCATTATCAGCTGGAAAGATGTTTGGTGGCGAAAAAGGGGCTGTAGCAGCGGGAATTGCTGTAATAGGGGTAATACTTGGAGCACCAGATCAACCTATGCTTATGGGGGCAATGCTTATAGGTCCTTTAGCAGGATGGTCGATTACAAAATTTGACAAATTAATAGACAACAAGGTCAAGGCTGGCTTTGAAATGCTAATAAATAATTTCTCAACAGGAATTATAGGAATGTTATTAGCTATTATAGGGTTTTATGTTATTGGACCATTTATGTCTATACTATTAACCATATTAACAGCGGGAGTAAATTTGCTAGTGGAAAACAGTTTACTCCCATTTGTTGCGATATTTATAGAACCCGCAAAAGTGTTGTTTTTAAATAATGCAATAAATCATGGAATTTTAACACCTATAGGCACCGAACAAGTTGCAGAACTGGGCAAATCAATTATGTATATGTTAGAATCAAACCCAGGTCCGGGACTCGGAGTTATATTGGCGTATATGGTATTTTCAAAAAATAAAACTACAAAAAGCTCAACGCCAGGGGCGGCAATTATTCATTTGTTTGGCGGGATTCATGAAATATATTTTCCTTATGTATTGATGAATCCAATGGTAATCATTGGTCCAATTGTAGGATCGATTGTAACAATTTTTTATTACTTAGTATTTAATGCAGGACTAATTGCACCAGCGGCGCCGGGATCAATTATAGCATATATGGCTGTATCTCCAAAAGGCGAAACTTTAATCGTGCTGGGTGGCGTATTAATAGCAACTGTGGTTTCATTTGTTATATCTGCTATATTTGTGAGAATGGCCGGAGACAAAGATTTAGATGAAGCAAAAAATCAAGTAGCAAATATGAAAGCTCAATCTAAAGGAATAGAATTGGCGACTGAAAGTAAAATCGAAAAAATAGTATTTGCTTGCGATGCCGGAATGGGATCTAGCGCAATGGGAGCAACTAAGTTTAGAAATAGAATTGCAAAATTAAATTTGGACATTGTTGTAACTAACAGCTCAGTGGATACGGTACCTGCAGATGCTAATATAGTGGTTTGCCAAGAAGTTCTAAAAGATAGAGCAATAAAATCAGCCAATAATGCACAGATTATAACTATAGGTAACTTTTTAACAGATCCAAATCTGGATGGGTTATATAACTTTATAGTAGAAAATGTAGCTGAGGCTCCAACTGCTGAGGCTCCAATCGCTGAGGCTCCAATCGCTGAGGCACCAACTGCTGAGGCAGCGGAAAATGAAGTGTTAAATAAAGGTAATATTAAATTAGGCTGCAGTGCAGAAACCAAGCAAGAAGCTATTACGGCAGCAGGTCAGTTACTGGTAGAGCAAGGTTATGCAAATGAAGAATATATTCAAGGAATGCTAAACAGAGAAGAGACAACAACGACTTGTTTAGGATTTGGAGTTGCAATACCGCATGGAACAATAGAGACTAAAAAGGAAGTGAAGAAAACAGGAATAGTGTTCTTGCAATATCCAGAAGGTGTAATGTTTGATGATGAGAAAGTTCACTTAGTATTTGGTATCGCGGCCGCCGGTGATGAGCATATGGAGATCCTGGCTCAAATAGCAGATCTAGTGGAAGATGATAGCAAGCTAGAGACGTTGCGAACAACTAGCGACTTAGATGAAATCATGGGGTTATTAAACGTAACGCTGTAG
- the glmS gene encoding glutamine--fructose-6-phosphate transaminase (isomerizing): MCGIVGYIGLDGKMDVTEMLLSGLEKLEYRGYDSAGIAVYDEGVTIFKDKGRVANLRSLVDKTIRPNLGIAHTRWATHGVPSKINSHPHASSSNRFTIVHNGVIENEVELRNAYLSDYNFVSDTDTEVVAALIEKFAAGEDNVGVAIRHVMGLIKGSYALGIIDAETPDILYAAKNKSPLLIGLGEGCNMIGSDAMSIIKYTNKFIEIHDEEFIVLKSSDVSIYSILGKKLRREPYIETLDAAETEKGIYPFYMLKEIDEQPYAIRRIVAEYFDEEEIKIDAEIVKILADADRIYIVAAGTSMNAGFVGKQLFESVSNIPTEVHIASEFVYNTPIISQSPLFIFLSQSGETADSRAVLVKIKSLGYKSLTITNVKGSTLSREADYTLLLHAGVEIAVASTKAYTSQIAVMSILAAKQANIDALALKKDLALVANIIESITDNKSIYEKLANEYLVKRNCFYIGRHIDYFVVLEAALKLKEISYIQTEGFAAGELKHGTIALIEDGTPVIAVISQENINLNTRSNIKEVKSRGAKTIVIALKSLSSATDQIVIDDVNPMLAPLVTIVPTQLLAYYAALGRGLDIDKPRNLAKSVTVE; encoded by the coding sequence ATGTGTGGAATAGTAGGCTACATTGGTTTAGATGGCAAAATGGACGTAACAGAAATGTTATTATCTGGTTTAGAAAAGTTGGAATACCGAGGATATGATTCGGCAGGCATCGCGGTATATGATGAAGGCGTAACTATATTTAAGGACAAGGGAAGAGTCGCGAATTTGCGTTCTTTGGTAGATAAAACTATACGCCCTAACCTGGGTATCGCACACACCAGATGGGCAACACATGGAGTGCCTAGCAAAATTAATTCGCATCCTCACGCTTCATCGAGTAATAGGTTTACAATTGTTCATAATGGAGTTATCGAAAATGAAGTAGAGTTGCGCAATGCGTATTTATCAGATTACAATTTTGTATCTGATACAGACACAGAAGTTGTTGCTGCACTTATCGAAAAGTTTGCAGCTGGCGAGGATAATGTGGGCGTTGCCATTCGACACGTGATGGGGTTGATTAAGGGGTCATATGCTCTTGGTATTATCGATGCGGAAACGCCTGATATTTTGTATGCAGCAAAGAATAAGTCACCGCTACTTATTGGCTTGGGAGAAGGATGCAACATGATTGGCTCTGATGCTATGTCGATTATAAAGTATACAAATAAATTTATTGAAATTCATGATGAGGAATTTATAGTGCTGAAATCATCAGATGTATCTATCTATTCGATATTGGGCAAAAAATTGAGAAGAGAGCCTTATATTGAGACGCTGGATGCAGCAGAAACGGAAAAGGGGATCTATCCATTTTATATGCTGAAAGAAATCGATGAGCAGCCATATGCTATTAGACGTATTGTGGCAGAATACTTTGACGAAGAAGAAATTAAAATCGATGCTGAAATAGTAAAAATACTGGCGGATGCTGATAGAATTTATATAGTGGCGGCGGGGACTAGTATGAATGCGGGGTTTGTGGGAAAGCAGTTGTTTGAATCCGTTAGTAACATTCCGACAGAAGTTCACATTGCTTCTGAATTTGTATATAACACGCCTATCATTAGTCAAAGCCCGCTGTTTATTTTTTTGTCGCAGTCGGGGGAAACTGCAGATAGCCGCGCGGTACTGGTAAAGATCAAGTCTTTGGGATACAAATCGTTGACTATTACTAATGTAAAAGGGTCTACATTATCGCGCGAAGCGGATTATACGCTATTGCTACATGCCGGGGTGGAAATAGCGGTTGCATCAACGAAAGCATACACCTCGCAAATTGCTGTTATGTCGATCCTTGCAGCAAAGCAGGCTAATATAGATGCTCTAGCATTAAAGAAAGATTTGGCACTCGTTGCTAATATAATAGAATCTATTACTGATAATAAATCGATATATGAAAAATTGGCAAACGAATATTTGGTGAAAAGAAACTGCTTTTATATAGGCAGGCATATCGATTATTTTGTGGTTCTAGAAGCAGCGCTAAAGCTTAAGGAAATTTCGTATATACAGACAGAAGGCTTTGCTGCAGGAGAATTAAAGCATGGCACAATTGCTTTGATAGAAGATGGAACCCCGGTGATAGCTGTGATATCTCAGGAAAATATCAATTTGAATACTCGCTCCAACATCAAAGAGGTAAAATCGCGAGGTGCCAAAACTATAGTAATTGCATTAAAATCGTTGAGCTCTGCAACTGATCAGATCGTGATAGATGATGTAAACCCGATGTTGGCGCCTTTGGTAACTATTGTGCCAACGCAATTGCTTGCATATTACGCGGCATTAGGACGCGGGCTCGATATTGACAAACCAAGAAATTTGGCAAAATCGGTAACAGTAGAATAA
- a CDS encoding S1C family serine protease, with translation MKTLGKIIIGATILVMFGAPAALIGYLYTTTYVVANDQMILRPVSTKKMLADPKVLTEAVMPIMTTSNIADIAEEVGKSVVSITTTIPGNLIFDDGEGLGSGLIFKQDETNLYILTNAHVLEDAVNLVITSPTLGTYKGEIIGIDTHTDIAVVSIPLKQISHSAKEQITLAKIDENINISVGDIVLAIGSPLDKEYYNSVTLGVISALNRQTNLSAQNSTYIQTDTAINPGNSGGPLTSVDGYVIGLNTAKLSSEEVEGIGFAIPITEALPIATQIIARGGIERAALGVYITDAYPNSYFGNQASVGALVEGVVPGGSADQAGIEVGDVIVKVNNDDVSTANELIATLSQYNVRESVSITLIRGSRYEKVKVILQSLQ, from the coding sequence TTGAAAACACTTGGTAAGATTATAATAGGGGCAACAATTTTAGTAATGTTTGGTGCACCTGCTGCATTGATTGGATACCTATATACCACAACATACGTCGTTGCAAATGATCAAATGATTCTGCGACCTGTATCCACAAAAAAAATGTTAGCAGACCCAAAGGTATTGACCGAAGCAGTTATGCCGATCATGACCACCTCCAACATTGCTGACATTGCTGAAGAAGTAGGGAAAAGCGTTGTATCTATCACGACCACAATTCCGGGAAATTTAATTTTTGATGACGGAGAAGGGCTAGGGTCGGGTCTAATATTTAAACAAGATGAAACAAATTTATATATTCTAACAAATGCTCACGTGCTAGAAGATGCCGTAAATCTTGTAATCACCAGCCCAACACTGGGCACATATAAAGGAGAAATTATAGGGATCGATACTCATACCGATATAGCCGTTGTATCAATTCCGTTAAAGCAAATTTCTCACTCTGCAAAAGAGCAAATTACACTTGCAAAAATCGATGAAAATATTAACATATCTGTAGGCGATATAGTACTTGCAATAGGCAGCCCCCTCGACAAAGAATACTATAACAGCGTTACACTGGGCGTTATCAGTGCACTAAATCGCCAAACCAATCTTTCTGCACAAAACAGCACATATATTCAAACTGATACTGCAATCAATCCGGGAAACAGCGGAGGACCACTCACTTCTGTAGATGGCTATGTCATAGGCCTAAATACTGCCAAGCTATCGAGCGAAGAAGTTGAGGGCATCGGATTCGCAATTCCCATCACTGAGGCTCTACCTATTGCCACACAAATCATTGCTAGAGGTGGCATAGAAAGAGCAGCGCTTGGGGTATATATAACTGACGCATACCCGAATTCATACTTTGGCAATCAAGCTTCAGTTGGTGCTTTAGTAGAAGGCGTTGTTCCTGGTGGAAGCGCAGACCAAGCCGGAATCGAAGTTGGTGACGTTATTGTTAAGGTTAACAACGATGATGTTTCTACTGCAAACGAATTGATCGCCACATTGTCACAATATAACGTTCGAGAATCAGTCAGCATCACTCTAATTCGAGGCTCTCGCTACGAAAAAGTTAAAGTCATTTTGCAATCACTACAATAA
- the rpoC gene encoding DNA-directed RNA polymerase subunit beta': MDMDQPIAFENIKIGLASPDKIRQWSRGEVKKPETINYRTQRPEREGLFCEKIFGPSKDWECHCGKYKRIRYKGVICDRCGVEITRAKVRRERMGHIELAAPVSHIWYFKGIPSKMGLILDIAPRILEKILYFASYIITYVSSEYEKREGISYKQVLTEKEFQEVDRRYNDEARERDGTVAFVAEMGAEAIKKLLQDIDLEKESETLKTQLVDATGQKRIRIIKRLEVIESFRLAGSKPEWMILDVIPVLPPDLRPMIQLDGGRFATSDLNDLYRRVINRNNRLKRLVDLGAPNIIVRNEKRMLQEAVDALIDNGRRGRPVTGPGNRPLKSLSDMLKGKSGRFRQNLLGKRVDYSGRSVIVVGPYLKIYQCGLPKEMAIELFKPFVMKKLVSDGIAQNIKNAKNMIESLKTEIWDVLEEVIKEHPVMLNRAPTLHRLGIQAFEPTLVEGRALKLHPLVCAAYNADFDGDQMAVHVPLSVEAQTECRFLLLAPNNLLKPSDGAPVAVPSQDMVLGMYYLTLDRAGEEGEGRYFKDENEAILAYETKEISLHAKIKVRRTVEFNGQSLTGMTDTTVGRIFFNEAIPQDLGFVKRISPESALKYEIDFLVGKKQLGQIIKKSINTHGATKTAILLDSIKDLGFKFSTRGALTVSVSDMVIPERKKEFLAEAEKSVDQVTRLFRRGLMTDEERYNKVIQSWNAANDKITEALLSGLGRYNNIFMMADSGARGSNNQIKQLAGMRGLMASPSGRIIELPIKANFREGLTVLEYFISAHGARKGLADTALKTADSGYLTRRLVDVSQDVIIRELDCNHPIEKTVRITKITDELIGKKLAADVINMTTEEVVAEAGEVITAELFSILKARVPGVKEIKFWQKPKIPGMVVSAFKEGTEMIEPLSERITGRFAAEDIYNPETGELIIEEDKMITPHLAEYIDSLGITAVRIRTALSCKSTIGVCVKCYGANMSSGNQVRIGESVGIIAAQSIGEPGTQLTMRTFHTGGIAGDDITQGLPRIEELFEARKPKGLAIITEFAGEVAIIESKKKREISITNADTGEMKSYLIPYGSRIKVKDGDYIEAGDELTEGSINPHDILKIKGIRGVQDYMLKEVQRVYRLQGVDINDKHVEVIVRQMMKKVKIEENGDTTLLPGSLVDVLEYEKINEVTIEEGGTPADGKPTLLGITKASLATESFLSAASFQETTRVLTDAAIKGKVDPLIGLKENVIIGKLIPAGTGMDRYRKIQIVE; the protein is encoded by the coding sequence ATGGATATGGATCAACCAATTGCGTTTGAAAATATAAAGATAGGTCTGGCTTCACCAGATAAAATTCGTCAATGGTCAAGAGGCGAAGTTAAGAAGCCGGAGACTATAAACTACCGTACTCAGCGCCCGGAACGAGAAGGGCTTTTCTGTGAGAAAATTTTTGGACCTAGTAAAGATTGGGAATGTCATTGTGGTAAGTATAAAAGAATTAGGTATAAAGGTGTAATTTGCGATAGATGTGGGGTAGAAATTACACGAGCCAAGGTGCGACGTGAAAGAATGGGGCATATTGAACTGGCAGCTCCTGTTTCACACATTTGGTATTTTAAAGGTATTCCAAGTAAGATGGGACTAATTCTTGATATTGCCCCTAGAATTTTAGAAAAAATTCTATATTTTGCTTCTTATATCATCACTTATGTTAGTTCAGAATATGAAAAACGTGAAGGAATTTCTTATAAGCAAGTTTTAACAGAAAAAGAGTTTCAAGAAGTTGATAGAAGATATAATGACGAAGCTAGAGAAAGAGATGGGACAGTAGCATTTGTTGCAGAAATGGGTGCAGAAGCTATAAAAAAACTTCTTCAAGATATAGATTTGGAGAAGGAAAGTGAGACTCTAAAAACTCAGCTTGTTGATGCCACAGGGCAAAAAAGAATTAGAATTATAAAAAGACTTGAGGTAATCGAATCATTTAGGTTAGCAGGTAGTAAGCCAGAATGGATGATTTTGGATGTTATTCCTGTATTGCCACCAGATTTGCGTCCTATGATTCAGCTGGATGGAGGTAGATTTGCAACATCAGACTTAAATGATTTGTATAGGAGAGTTATTAATAGAAATAATCGTCTTAAAAGACTTGTAGATCTCGGTGCACCTAATATTATTGTTAGAAATGAAAAGCGTATGCTACAAGAAGCTGTAGACGCATTAATTGATAATGGTAGACGCGGTAGACCGGTGACAGGGCCAGGAAATAGACCGCTTAAGTCGCTTTCGGATATGCTAAAAGGTAAGTCGGGACGATTTAGACAAAATTTGTTAGGGAAGCGTGTCGATTATTCTGGGCGTTCGGTTATTGTTGTAGGTCCTTATCTAAAGATCTATCAGTGTGGGCTTCCAAAAGAGATGGCAATAGAGTTGTTTAAGCCATTTGTTATGAAGAAGTTAGTATCAGATGGAATTGCACAGAATATTAAAAATGCAAAGAATATGATAGAGAGTTTAAAAACTGAAATTTGGGATGTATTAGAAGAAGTAATCAAAGAGCATCCGGTTATGCTAAATCGTGCTCCAACACTGCATCGTTTGGGGATACAGGCTTTTGAACCCACATTAGTAGAAGGGCGAGCGCTAAAACTGCATCCTCTTGTTTGTGCTGCCTATAATGCAGACTTTGACGGAGATCAAATGGCGGTGCACGTTCCATTATCTGTAGAAGCGCAAACAGAATGTAGATTTTTGTTATTGGCTCCAAATAACTTGCTAAAGCCATCTGATGGTGCGCCCGTGGCTGTTCCTTCACAGGATATGGTGTTGGGAATGTATTATTTGACATTGGATAGAGCCGGTGAAGAAGGTGAAGGCAGATACTTTAAAGATGAGAATGAAGCAATTTTGGCATACGAAACTAAAGAAATTAGTTTACATGCAAAGATTAAAGTTAGAAGAACCGTTGAATTTAACGGACAAAGTTTAACCGGAATGACTGATACAACTGTTGGGCGAATCTTTTTTAATGAAGCAATTCCTCAGGATTTAGGGTTTGTGAAGAGAATTTCTCCAGAAAGTGCTCTAAAGTATGAGATTGATTTCTTGGTAGGCAAAAAGCAGTTAGGTCAAATTATTAAGAAAAGCATTAATACGCATGGTGCAACAAAAACGGCTATTTTATTAGATAGTATTAAAGATCTAGGATTTAAATTTTCTACACGTGGAGCACTTACAGTTTCTGTATCAGATATGGTTATTCCAGAACGTAAAAAAGAATTTTTGGCAGAAGCCGAAAAATCTGTAGACCAGGTTACTAGGCTGTTTAGACGTGGTTTGATGACCGACGAAGAAAGATATAATAAGGTTATTCAATCTTGGAATGCCGCGAATGATAAGATCACAGAAGCATTGTTATCAGGGCTAGGTAGATATAACAACATCTTTATGATGGCCGATTCAGGTGCGAGGGGATCTAATAACCAAATTAAGCAGTTGGCAGGGATGCGAGGACTGATGGCATCTCCGTCTGGTAGAATCATCGAGTTGCCAATAAAGGCAAACTTTAGAGAAGGGCTAACGGTATTGGAATACTTTATTTCTGCACATGGAGCTAGAAAAGGGCTTGCAGATACTGCTCTTAAGACTGCTGACTCTGGATATTTGACAAGACGTTTGGTTGACGTTTCGCAAGATGTTATTATCAGAGAGCTTGATTGTAATCATCCGATAGAAAAAACTGTGAGAATAACTAAAATTACAGATGAGTTAATAGGCAAAAAGTTGGCCGCAGATGTAATTAATATGACAACAGAAGAAGTGGTAGCAGAAGCAGGAGAAGTAATTACTGCCGAGCTATTTAGTATTTTAAAAGCAAGAGTGCCTGGAGTTAAAGAGATTAAATTCTGGCAAAAACCTAAAATTCCTGGGATGGTCGTTAGCGCATTTAAAGAAGGCACCGAAATGATAGAGCCTTTAAGTGAAAGGATTACAGGAAGATTTGCAGCTGAAGATATATATAATCCAGAAACTGGAGAATTGATTATAGAAGAAGATAAGATGATTACTCCACATTTGGCAGAATATATAGATTCTTTGGGAATCACTGCAGTAAGAATTAGAACAGCGCTATCCTGTAAGTCGACAATTGGTGTATGTGTTAAATGCTATGGTGCAAACATGTCTTCTGGAAACCAGGTGCGAATTGGTGAATCAGTAGGAATTATAGCTGCACAATCGATTGGAGAGCCTGGTACGCAATTAACAATGAGAACTTTCCATACGGGAGGAATAGCAGGAGACGATATTACTCAGGGTCTTCCGCGTATAGAAGAACTTTTTGAAGCAAGAAAGCCAAAGGGGCTTGCTATTATAACAGAATTCGCAGGCGAAGTGGCTATTATCGAAAGTAAGAAAAAACGTGAAATTTCGATCACCAATGCTGATACTGGAGAAATGAAATCATATTTAATACCGTATGGATCTCGAATTAAGGTTAAAGATGGAGACTATATAGAAGCAGGAGATGAGCTGACTGAAGGTAGTATAAATCCACATGATATCTTAAAGATTAAGGGAATTCGCGGAGTGCAAGACTATATGCTAAAAGAAGTTCAAAGAGTTTATCGTTTGCAAGGCGTGGATATAAATGACAAGCACGTCGAAGTTATTGTGAGACAAATGATGAAAAAAGTGAAAATTGAAGAAAATGGTGATACAACGCTACTCCCTGGAAGTTTGGTAGACGTATTAGAATATGAAAAAATTAATGAAGTGACGATAGAAGAAGGTGGAACGCCAGCAGATGGAAAGCCTACTTTGTTAGGTATTACAAAAGCATCGTTGGCAACAGAATCATTCCTATCGGCAGCATCTTTCCAAGAAACAACCAGAGTTTTAACAGACGCTGCAATAAAGGGTAAGGTTGATCCACTAATTGGGTTAAAAGAAAACGTTATTATTGGTAAGTTAATTCCTGCCGGAACAGGTATGGATAGGTACAGAAAAATTCAAATTGTTGAATAA
- a CDS encoding dipicolinate synthase subunit B, with protein sequence MIQSLEGINLGVAICGSFGTFKNTIEMVKQFIELGVNVYPIMSYTAYENTTRFGLREEFIEQIENVTKNQIVHTTEGVETWDCMVTLDAILIAPCTGNTLAKLANDITDTPVTLVTKAMLKNSKPVVIAVATNDRLGSNLKNIGTMIKNQNVYFVPFNQSDPQSKPYALVANFLLAPDSVLAAVNQKQIQPIIST encoded by the coding sequence GTGATACAATCATTAGAAGGAATTAACTTGGGAGTTGCAATTTGTGGTTCGTTTGGTACATTTAAAAATACTATTGAGATGGTAAAACAATTTATAGAATTAGGGGTAAATGTATATCCAATTATGTCTTATACCGCATATGAAAATACAACTAGATTTGGATTAAGAGAAGAATTTATTGAACAAATAGAAAATGTGACAAAAAACCAAATTGTGCATACTACTGAAGGAGTGGAGACATGGGATTGCATGGTAACGTTAGATGCAATTTTGATTGCTCCTTGTACAGGCAATACATTGGCTAAACTGGCAAATGACATTACAGATACTCCGGTTACATTAGTTACAAAAGCAATGCTCAAAAATTCAAAGCCTGTAGTAATAGCGGTCGCAACAAATGATAGATTGGGAAGTAATCTCAAAAATATAGGAACAATGATTAAAAATCAAAACGTTTACTTTGTGCCGTTTAATCAGAGTGATCCGCAAAGTAAACCGTATGCGTTAGTGGCGAATTTTTTGTTGGCGCCAGACTCAGTTTTGGCAGCAGTGAATCAAAAACAAATTCAACCAATTATTTCAACTTAA
- a CDS encoding HPr family phosphocarrier protein translates to MKKESIEILAPEGLHARPAGVIVKEAAKFASEIKLAKGAKEVNAKKLISVLSLGAKKGEVVVLTVEGADEDTAFEKIKTLILEAE, encoded by the coding sequence ATGAAAAAAGAGTCAATTGAAATTTTAGCGCCAGAGGGTTTGCACGCAAGACCGGCAGGTGTGATTGTAAAAGAGGCGGCCAAATTTGCAAGTGAAATTAAACTGGCAAAAGGAGCAAAAGAAGTGAATGCCAAAAAATTAATTTCGGTTTTGAGCTTAGGCGCTAAAAAAGGCGAAGTTGTAGTATTGACTGTGGAAGGTGCAGACGAAGATACTGCATTCGAAAAGATTAAAACATTGATTTTGGAAGCTGAGTAA
- a CDS encoding mannitol-1-phosphate 5-dehydrogenase: MKKVIQLGAGNIGRGFIGYLLHKSGYHVIFADVVEKVVTQINEDKKYTIFVMDTECMEDEVSNISAIYSNKDEFIDAMGEVSLLTTAVGPNVLKIVAPTIAKGIEARFKSGNKEYLNIIACENAVNASSGLKENVYENLSEDAKAYANEFVGFPNSSVDRIVPPAKCDNPIDVVVEKYYEWNVERDGFKGEIPNIEGMNLTDNLMAYVERKLFTLNTGHAISAYLGNLKGYKTVDESINDEEIYNVVKAAMIESGNGLIKKYNFDEEMHLKYIDKIILRFKNVHLNDDVERVGREPLRKLSPSDRLIKPLETALSYGLDVDNLITGIAAALRFCSDADAQSLKLNKDIEEKGVTEIITTITQITDKSIIEAIANKHTELA, from the coding sequence ATGAAAAAGGTCATTCAATTGGGAGCTGGAAATATAGGAAGAGGTTTTATTGGATATTTGCTGCATAAGTCAGGGTATCATGTGATATTTGCAGATGTTGTAGAAAAAGTTGTAACGCAAATAAATGAGGATAAAAAATATACCATATTTGTAATGGATACAGAATGTATGGAAGATGAAGTCTCAAATATTAGTGCGATATATTCAAACAAAGACGAGTTTATCGATGCAATGGGCGAGGTATCTCTCTTAACTACAGCGGTAGGACCTAATGTGTTAAAAATAGTGGCTCCAACAATTGCAAAAGGCATTGAAGCAAGATTTAAGTCTGGGAATAAGGAGTATCTAAATATTATTGCCTGCGAGAACGCTGTTAATGCTAGTAGCGGATTGAAAGAAAATGTGTATGAGAATTTGAGTGAGGATGCAAAAGCGTATGCAAATGAGTTTGTGGGATTCCCTAATTCATCGGTAGACAGAATTGTTCCGCCAGCAAAGTGCGACAATCCGATAGATGTTGTGGTAGAAAAGTATTATGAATGGAATGTGGAAAGGGATGGCTTCAAAGGAGAAATTCCAAATATTGAAGGCATGAACTTGACTGATAATTTGATGGCTTATGTGGAAAGAAAGTTATTTACGCTAAATACGGGGCATGCTATATCGGCTTATTTGGGAAATTTAAAAGGATACAAAACCGTAGACGAAAGTATTAATGACGAGGAAATTTACAATGTTGTAAAAGCAGCTATGATAGAAAGCGGGAATGGTCTAATCAAGAAGTATAACTTTGATGAAGAAATGCACCTGAAGTATATTGATAAAATCATTTTGAGGTTTAAAAATGTTCATCTAAATGATGATGTGGAAAGAGTGGGCAGAGAGCCATTAAGGAAATTATCGCCAAGTGATAGATTGATTAAACCTCTGGAAACAGCATTGTCGTATGGGTTAGATGTAGATAACTTAATTACGGGAATTGCTGCAGCGCTAAGATTTTGCAGTGATGCCGATGCTCAGAGTCTAAAGCTCAATAAAGACATCGAAGAAAAAGGTGTAACGGAAATTATTACAACGATAACTCAAATAACTGATAAAAGTATAATCGAAGCAATAGCAAATAAGCACACTGAATTAGCATAG